In a genomic window of Spodoptera frugiperda isolate SF20-4 chromosome 18, AGI-APGP_CSIRO_Sfru_2.0, whole genome shotgun sequence:
- the LOC118278278 gene encoding coiled-coil domain-containing protein 115 translates to MAGERQDVADPTEAVANELLDKIVLKQLHLMEEKMRCELNIETSIKNGSIHLAKSRYIMGQSSVSTARLPTESSPDFSASTICETTEEDGVKLMKAIENDAENTVNPLRWFGVLVPQNMHKAQSIFQNAIHFVVECVNVQLQLQSNLKLINMLKQYIGSKKLT, encoded by the exons ATGGCCGGAGAGCGTCAAG ATGTTGCTGATCCCACCGAAGCTGTCGCGAATGAATTGCTTGATAAAATCGTTTTGAAGCAATTGCATTTGATGGAAGAAAAAATGCGTTGCGAATTAAATATAGAGACCAGTATAAAGAATGGAAGTATTCATCTAGCTAAATCTCGTTATATCATGGGGCAGAGCTCTGTGAGCACAGCACGGCTACCTACCGAGAGCAGCCCTGACTTCTCAGCTTCTACCATTTGTGAAACAACTGAAGAAGATGGAGTTAAACTCATGAAAGCTATTGAAAATGATGCAGAGAATACTGTTAATCCTCTCCGTTGGTTTGGTGTGTTAGTTCCACAGAACATGCATAAAGCTCAAAGTATATTCCAGAATGCTATCCACTTTGTTGTAGAGTGTGTGAATGTTCAGCTACAGTTGCAGAGCAATTTGAAACTTATCAACATGTTGAAACAGTATATTGGTTCTAAAAAGCTTACTTAG